In the genome of Dermacentor andersoni chromosome 3, qqDerAnde1_hic_scaffold, whole genome shotgun sequence, one region contains:
- the LOC129382169 gene encoding uncharacterized protein, which translates to MPRCFVTGCRSGYNSVRSSNEKRHFFRPPKTHPRLREWQRAIPRLDKELSSSCVVCDVHFQPEDIVKDFVHNINGEVVAIPRDKRALKEDAVPCLFPNCPKYLSKPSKKRKLPTVRPAREVKRRKKQNGGENENAVPNDSDHSERVHSTDDAVAIESPASLFDELSTIAKAGERVESWSTEAVDDTVVLFKLVLENAIPRIEKAVTISSELELTVSANGLLVPSTIYATNASVRNNIKRA; encoded by the coding sequence ATGCCTCGGTGTTTTGTGACAGGCTGCAGGAGTGGGTACAACTCAGTGCGATCTTCAAACGAGAAGAGACATTTTTTCAGGCCGCCGAAGACTCATCCCCGCCTTCGCGAATGGCAGCGTGCGATTCCGAGGCTCGACAAAGAACTTTCCAGCTCTTGTGTGGTGTGTGACGTACACTTCCAGCCAGAAGACATCGTTAAAGATTTCGTGCACAACATAAATGGTGAAGTGGTCGCCATACCACGTGATAAGCGGGCGTTAAAGGAAGACGCTGTACCATGTCTCTTTCCGAATTGCCCGAAATATTTATCAAAGCCCTCAAAGAAGCGCAAGCTACCCACTGTGAGACCAGCTCGTGAAGTTAAGCGCCGCAAGAAACAAAATGGAGGCGAAAATGAAAACGCAGTGCCCAATGATTCTGACCATAGTGAACGAGTGCACTCCACGGACGACGCGGTTGCCATCGAAAGCCCTGCATCGCTCTTCGACGAGCTTTCGACCATCGCTAAAGCGGGCGAGCGCGTGGAAAGCTGGTCGACGGAAGCAGTTGATGATACGGTTGTGCTGTTCAAACTTGTACTGGAAAACGCTATTCCTCGCATTGAAAAAGCCGTAACAATATCAAGCGAGCTTGAGCTAACTGTTAGTGCGAACGGCCTACTTGTACCGTCAACCATCTATGCCACAAACGCGTCCGTCCGTAACAATATCAAGCGAGCTTGA
- the LOC140216675 gene encoding uncharacterized protein → MKPCEGLGAADSKLRNKRSSTWKDPFKLFSRGTAIGIRVYREAKAAGMEDSEGTETFTMMLNDLFDALNTKLPARGVRRHSKEIQHFGLVRSFGGDESHPTIINFTQIFRLLSLYTPVKAALRGSVEGVPSPVLVGVNDTFKQTREACKSKQSSLRSAIEATLISCLEPSSSPECACNEPTYARGNIEDNVVYYLCGYVIHKVRKGAPCDLCIADISSEIPAVGCDSYLTEYRSFKQGSLKHPTLKMLGFMKTANKSVSASLDETGLRGEIFWKVLDDLEGCCLPLLGCTEHMFAFTCEVLNFFIVMRMHFYSRDTVKPGYIELAKKRLSVRYRA, encoded by the exons ATGAAACCGTGCGAAG GGCTGGGTGCAGCCGATAGCAAGCTTCGCAACAAGAGGAGCAGCACCTGGAAGGATCCTTTCAAA CTGTTTAGCCGTGGAACGGCCATTGGTATTAGAGTGTACAGAGAAGCCAAGGCAGCAGGCATGGAAGACTCGGAAGGCACAGAGACTTTTACCATGATGCTGAATGACTTGTTTGATGCACTGAACACAAAGCTGCCAGCCAGAGGAGTCAGGCGCCACTCGAAGGAAATACAG CACTTTGGACTGGTGCGTTCCTTCGGTGGAGACGAGTCCCATCCAACTATAATTAACTTCACGCAGATATTCCGCCTTCTAAGCCTGTATACACCTGTTAAAGCAGCGCTACGTGGGAGTGTGGAAGGTGTGCCAAGCCCTGTGCTCGTCGGCGTCAACGACACATTCAAGCAGACCAGAGAAGCCTGCAAGTCAAAGCAAAGTAGTCTTCGCAGTGCCATTGAGGCGACGTTGATAAGTTGCCTGGAGCCAAGCAGTTCACCGGAATGTGCTTGCAATGAGCCCACCTATGCTCGAGGAAACATAGAGGACAATGTTGTTTATTATCTGTGTGGATATGTCATACATAAGGTCAGAAAGGGCGCACCATGTGATCTATGTATAGCGGACATAAGCTCTGAAATCCCAGCAGTTGGTTGCGACAGTTACTTAACTGAGTACAGAAGTTTCAAGCAAGGTTCCTTAAAGCACCCGACGCTAAAGATGCTGGGCTTTATGAAGACTGCTAACAAAAGTGTGTCAGCTTCCCTGGATGAGACAGGCCTTCGCGGAGAGATATTTTGGAAAGTTTTAGATGACCTAGAGGGGTGCTGCCTCCCTCTTCTTGGTTGTACAGAGCATATGTTCGCGTTCACGTGCGAAGTACTGAATTTCTTCATTGTTATGCGGATGCATTTTTACTCCAgggatacagtcaaacccggctatatcgaactcgcaaaaaaacgcctatcagttcgatatagagcataa